One part of the Planctomycetota bacterium genome encodes these proteins:
- the oadA gene encoding sodium-extruding oxaloacetate decarboxylase subunit alpha: protein MKVKITETVLRDGHQSLIATRMSTGEMLPILEKLDQVGYFSLEMWGGATFDVCLRFLNEDPWERLRQIKKVVKNTKLQMLLRGQNLVGYRHYPDDIVNRFVEKAKENGIDIFRIFDAVNDIRNMTAAIKAAKRVGGIVEGAISYTISPVHTIEKFIKFAMELKDQGVDIICIKDMAGLISPAAAFDLVNHLKKEVKLPVHLHSHCSSGMAPIAYLTACEAGVDILDTTVSPFAWGTSQPPTETIVGALKDTPYDTGLDMEKILEVTEYFQKIKQGYKHILDPIAERVDPKIMLHQIPGGMLSNLISQLKQQNATNRYDEVLKETAEVRKDLGYPPLVTPTSQIVGTQAVVNVLTGVRYKIIPKEIKDYFRGLYGQPPGPVNEEIKMKAIGDAEPIKGRAADGLAPELDAARQAVKAYNGTEEDALSYALFPQVAIDFFKKRLQGIGPTPASEFMPPSATGEEKIKEASDVKMKQGKEPRDYIINLGNKRFDVTVSRGGENSVYVDFGGKRYEVNLDSSVAAQAVQGAKGQAEIPAAKPKITEPKPEVKKVEEKTVRITPGAGQDVNVPMPGKIVDIRVKVGDSVKRGDILFILEAMKMQNEIDSPVDGVVSEVNITIGANADTSAPVMKINPA, encoded by the coding sequence ATGAAAGTAAAAATTACGGAAACGGTATTACGGGACGGCCACCAATCATTAATCGCCACCCGAATGTCCACAGGCGAGATGCTTCCGATACTGGAAAAGCTCGACCAGGTCGGCTATTTTTCCCTGGAGATGTGGGGCGGGGCTACCTTTGATGTCTGCCTGCGGTTCCTGAACGAAGACCCATGGGAGCGTCTGCGCCAGATAAAAAAGGTTGTTAAGAATACCAAGCTTCAGATGCTTTTACGCGGGCAGAATCTGGTCGGCTACCGCCATTATCCGGATGATATCGTCAATCGGTTTGTCGAGAAGGCCAAGGAAAACGGGATAGATATCTTCCGCATCTTCGACGCGGTCAATGACATACGCAACATGACCGCCGCCATCAAGGCCGCCAAGCGGGTCGGCGGAATTGTCGAAGGCGCGATTTCCTACACCATCAGCCCGGTGCACACCATAGAGAAATTCATCAAGTTCGCCATGGAATTGAAAGACCAAGGCGTTGATATAATTTGCATCAAAGATATGGCCGGCCTTATTTCTCCGGCCGCGGCATTTGATTTGGTGAATCATTTGAAAAAGGAAGTGAAACTGCCGGTGCACCTGCATTCGCATTGTTCAAGCGGTATGGCGCCGATAGCGTATCTCACCGCCTGCGAAGCCGGGGTGGATATTCTGGATACGACGGTTTCTCCTTTTGCATGGGGCACTTCCCAGCCGCCGACTGAAACCATCGTCGGCGCGCTCAAGGATACGCCGTATGATACCGGGTTGGATATGGAAAAAATTCTCGAAGTGACCGAATATTTCCAGAAGATTAAACAGGGCTATAAGCATATTCTCGACCCGATTGCCGAACGTGTTGACCCGAAAATAATGCTGCATCAGATACCGGGCGGGATGCTTTCCAACCTGATTTCGCAACTGAAGCAGCAGAATGCAACCAACCGATACGACGAGGTGTTGAAAGAAACCGCCGAGGTAAGGAAAGATTTAGGATATCCTCCGCTTGTCACGCCGACCAGCCAGATTGTCGGGACGCAGGCGGTGGTTAATGTTTTAACCGGGGTGCGCTATAAAATTATCCCGAAAGAAATCAAGGACTATTTCAGGGGACTTTACGGCCAGCCGCCCGGACCGGTTAATGAAGAGATTAAGATGAAGGCAATAGGCGATGCCGAGCCGATTAAAGGCCGCGCCGCGGACGGTTTGGCGCCTGAACTGGATGCCGCGCGCCAGGCGGTCAAGGCTTATAACGGGACCGAAGAAGATGCCCTTTCTTACGCGCTTTTCCCGCAGGTGGCGATTGACTTCTTCAAGAAGCGGCTCCAGGGAATCGGTCCGACTCCGGCAAGCGAGTTTATGCCTCCTTCCGCGACGGGAGAAGAGAAGATAAAAGAGGCGTCGGATGTTAAGATGAAACAAGGAAAAGAACCCAGGGATTACATTATTAATCTGGGCAATAAAAGATTTGACGTAACGGTTTCGCGCGGCGGGGAGAATTCAGTTTATGTTGATTTCGGGGGAAAAAGGTACGAAGTTAATTTGGATTCGTCCGTAGCGGCTCAGGCTGTTCAAGGCGCCAAGGGGCAGGCGGAGATTCCGGCAGCTAAGCCGAAAATTACGGAACCGAAACCGGAAGTAAAGAAAGTTGAAGAGAAAACCGTCAGGATAACTCCGGGCGCAGGCCAAGATGTTAACGTTCCGATGCCCGGCAAGATAGTTGATATCCGGGTAAAGGTCGGCGACAGTGTCAAGCGTGGCGACATATTGTTTATTCTGGAAGCCATGAAAATGCAGAACGAGATAGATTCTCCCGTCGATGGAGTGGTCAGCGAGGTTAACATCACAATCGGCGCCAATGCGGACACCTCTGCTCCGGTAATGAAGATAAATCCTGCCTAA